The following are encoded together in the Tepidiforma bonchosmolovskayae genome:
- a CDS encoding 2Fe-2S iron-sulfur cluster-binding protein, with translation MKVDGRPAPESASILDAVLALGIHLPHLCKDDNLPPIGACRTCLVEADGRVVAACHTPAAGVSEVLTNSGRVVRLRREVLRLTSRMHGPEPDVAGGPRSGEIWAAYEEHGLERPTFPRRIRDGFDATSPFFEFEEQACILCARCVTACQQLQHIGAIGIAGTATAARVTPGAGATFAGSICTACGSCVAACPTHALRPKPMRDPARAGRYRRQGNGTEDG, from the coding sequence GTGAAGGTCGACGGGCGGCCCGCCCCGGAATCCGCCAGCATCCTCGATGCCGTGCTCGCGCTCGGCATCCACCTCCCGCACCTGTGCAAGGACGATAACCTGCCTCCGATCGGGGCCTGCCGTACCTGCCTGGTCGAAGCGGATGGCCGGGTCGTCGCGGCCTGCCACACCCCGGCTGCAGGCGTCAGCGAAGTCCTGACCAATTCCGGGCGGGTCGTCCGGCTGCGGCGCGAGGTGCTTCGGCTCACGTCGCGGATGCACGGTCCCGAGCCGGATGTGGCGGGCGGCCCGCGGAGCGGCGAGATCTGGGCCGCGTATGAGGAGCACGGCCTCGAACGACCAACGTTTCCGCGGCGGATCCGCGACGGATTCGACGCCACGAGCCCGTTCTTCGAATTCGAGGAGCAGGCCTGCATTCTCTGCGCGCGGTGCGTGACGGCCTGTCAGCAGCTCCAGCACATCGGAGCCATCGGCATCGCCGGGACGGCGACTGCGGCCCGCGTCACGCCGGGTGCCGGGGCAACATTCGCGGGTTCGATTTGCACGGCGTGTGGCTCGTGCGTGGCGGCATGCCCCACGCATGCCCTGCGTCCGAAGCCGATGCGTGACCCAGCCCGGGCTGGCCGCTACAGGAGACAGGGAAATGGAACGGAAGACGGTTAG